gagagagagagagagtgaatgGAAAAGGGAATAGTGAATGATGCTAAGGGAGGTGAGCATGAGAGACAAGGTAAGTGTTGTTATTCATTCCTCACTACTCTTCATGACTAATTAGAGGATTGATTTTACTCTGCacatttatttttcatgatcaATCACCAAATATCAAATCGATCTTGGTCTTTTCATTTTTGAAAAGATCGAATTTATGCGTTGATTTGCTTTGCTTGTAGAGAGTGTAGTAATTAAGGGTCTATTTTGATGCATGAATATCCCGTAAAacattataagtttaatttaagTGCCTGGTATATATGAAGTATATATGAAGGCATATTATAGTTGTAcgtatttaaattatttttttaggataaaatatattatattattaaataatactaaattataatatattctgTCAATATTAATATCTTGCCTGATATATAAATAGTAACCTTTCttttgtgaaaaagaaaaacacaaaaatatatataaactatcacTGTGATTTTCTATAATTAATATGCCCGTTCTACTGATGAATTATAATATATTCTGTGAATATTAATATTTGTTCTCATTAATTGTGTAACATATGATTCTGTGCGAGCAaaactagaatatttttagaagtaaaTAGGACCGCTTACATCCATATCATTtgtagtattttttatttatttattttttttttagagatagatagcacgctatccgtttcgtttatttcgtttagaaataaatttagatgaaaatatgaatcaactaggattcgaatttggaatctcggataccaaccaccaagccctttgccacttgctataGGGACGGTCAGTTATCGTTTATAGTATTAAGACATACGAATCAACAGTTAGAATCATTAAACATAATATACTCTATTTGAGctatttagaaacaaaatttaataatcttttagtattatttgtttaatatcCAAGTAGTTTTAAAATCAACATTTTTTAATGCTAATATAAGGTGTATTTCAGATCCTCTGGTCCCTAGGTAAATAAATTGTAAAATCGTAAAAGTTGGCGACTAGAAAGTTAAAATAGTCTAAATAGTATTCATAACGGTTTCGATCGCCGATTCGGACAGCTCGATAGCAGAAACAATGCAAAACTAAACCTTCTGCTTGATTTCTAGAAGTATTCTAAACTTCCACAATTGAACTATTCAATAAACTTTAAGAGGCCGGTCTctctttatcaaaatttaaagttcagaCGCTTATTTTTGTCCCATCGATATTTTGGTGGTTTTCAATGCTCTGTTTGTATGCAGGAACATTGTGGACGGCCACGGCCCATATCGCGGCCGCGGTGGTGGGGTCGGGGGTGCTAGCGCTTGCGTGGACCGTGGCCCAATTGGGCTGGGTAATGGGCCCACTTGTTATATTGGGCTTTTTCTGGGTCACGTATTACACGTCGACTCTCCTCGCCGATTGTTACCGTTTCCCTGATCCCATCACCGGAACCCCTAATCGCGTATATATCGACGCCGTTCGATGCTATCTAGGTttgtttcttcatttttttttatttatttgagtttCTACAAAAATACTGTTTGAGTAAACTTCTTTTCAGTACAATATATTCAATTTAGCCTCATTTCACAACTACTATAGCCTGTATATAAAAGAGCGAATAAATTTTTTGATCTGTCATTCTCTTTCCAATAATATCCATACTTTTAAAATATACATGCACTTTAAATGCCCTTatgattttttattcaaatttaatttttgaataatatttaactTGTCAAGTAACATAGTTTaagttttcaaattaatttatagttaatAAATAGGCCAAAACTAATTTAATCTactataatctttttttttgccatATTATATGATTATAATAAAATCAGCTTCATTAAGGtattaaaattcatatatataactaattttttaaaattttaatttatgttgtATGAAGCATGCATTGCAAGCACACTTCATAGAGATTTATCGACATTCacgaaattaaactttttttatggtgaattttattttggcaTTTGCTTTAAGGTCCTAGGAATGTGTTCTTATGTGGATTAGCTCAATACATCAATTTATGGGGCACTCTTGTGGGCTACACTATCACGGCTAGTACTAGCATGATGTAAGTACACATACCTAATTAATCTTCTTTTGATCTCTTTAAATCATGCTCAAAATCAATGTAAACAACATTTTCCTGTTgaattgaacaaaaaaaaaaaaaaaaaaaaaaaaaaaagtgcggTGAAGCGCGCGAACTGCTTCCACCGCAACGGTCACGGTGCGCGGTGCGATGCCTCCGGGAGCACGTTCATGGTTGTGTTTGGGCTGTTCCAGCTGGTGCTTTCGCAACTCCCTAGCCTCGAAAATATAACGTGGCTCTCCGTGGTCGCCGTCGCCACCTCCTTTGGCTACTCCTTCATAAGTCTCGGCCTCTGCGCCGGCAAATGGGCCTCCCACGGTGATTTTAGGGGCACGTTAGCAGGCACAGACAACGGGTCGCCGGGCGACAAGGCGTTCAATGTGCTGCTAGCTCTCGGCAACATTGCCTTCGCTTATACTTTCGCCGATATACTCATCGAGATCCAGGT
The nucleotide sequence above comes from Ananas comosus cultivar F153 linkage group 17, ASM154086v1, whole genome shotgun sequence. Encoded proteins:
- the LOC109722718 gene encoding amino acid permease 6-like, producing the protein MEKGIVNDAKGGEHERQGTLWTATAHIAAAVVGSGVLALAWTVAQLGWVMGPLVILGFFWVTYYTSTLLADCYRFPDPITGTPNRVYIDAVRCYLGPRNVFLCGLAQYINLWGTLVGYTITASTSMIAVKRANCFHRNGHGARCDASGSTFMVVFGLFQLVLSQLPSLENITWLSVVAVATSFGYSFISLGLCAGKWASHGDFRGTLAGTDNGSPGDKAFNVLLALGNIAFAYTFADILIEIQDTIKSPPPENKTMKKATFYGLVLTTIFYLLLGCIGYAAFGNDAPGNVLTGFGFYEPFWLVDIGNICVIIHFIGAYQVFAQPIFARFENYIAGRFPEAKFIHKTYYVKLPLTDFGSLSFTLSKLVLRTIFIMFTTLVAMLLPFFNAVLGLIGALGFWPLSVYFPVSMHMAQKKIKRGQPKWIMLQGMSLLCLLISLAASIGSVQDIVHNLKFAALFKTVY